A part of Scophthalmus maximus strain ysfricsl-2021 chromosome 20, ASM2237912v1, whole genome shotgun sequence genomic DNA contains:
- the mios gene encoding GATOR complex protein MIOS, which yields MSGSKPDILWSPHHPDRYVICDSELGLYRIGPVGSAETKAGTLPLSEETAATLLAINSDTPYMKCVAWYPKHEPECLLAVGQANGRVVLTSLGQSHNSTCKELVGKEFVPKHARQCNTLAWNPVDSNLLAAGLDKHRADFSVLIWDISSKFSPEVSVGAEKIRLSSVDFDSSTVVTKPLYELGQNDACLSLCWLLRDPKLLLAGMHRNLAIFDLRNTSQKTFVNTKAIQGVTVDPHHHDRVASFFEGQVAIWDLRKFEKPVLTLTEQPKPLTKVAWCPTRTGLLATLTRDSNIIRLYDMQHTPTPIGDETEPTIIERSVQPCESQIGSFAWHPSSQNRMVVVSAANRVMTDFTVFERISLAWSSTTSLMWACGRHLYDCVEDGADGVESAIEKDIATKMRQRAQSRYGHDTVQVWRNHLLAGANDPQLKSLWYDLFYMKQCAEDMELKLQGNKQSVVYSGIKNIVKTSSGTTESRRCWSGSDRQTDVLRYHSEERCLALRLCGWISRGPEIDVETFLRSLEQEREWERAAAVALFNLDIRRAIQILNKGATAEKGDLNLNVVAMALSGYTDEKSSLWREMCSSLRLQLKNPYLCVMFAFLTSEPGAYDGVLYESSVAVRDRVAFACMFLSDAQLARYIDKLTNEMKEAGNLEGILLTGLSKDGVDLMESYVDHTGDVQTASFCMLKGSPGEVLKDPRVQCWIENYRNLLDAWRFWHKRAEFDIHRGKMDPSSKPLAQVFVSCNFCGKSISYSCSAMPHQGRGFSQYGVSGSPTKSKVTSCPGCRKPLPRCALCLMNMGTPVSNCPGTGKSDEKVDLTRENKLAQFNNWFTWCHNCRHGGHAGHMLSWFRDHTECPVSACTCKCMQPDTTGNLVPSDSS from the exons ATGAGTGGCTCAAAGCCCGACATCCTGTGGTCTCCTCACCACCCCGACCGCTATGTCATCTGCGACTCCGAGCTGGGACTCTATCGCATTGGACCTGTGGGCAGCGCAGAAACCAAAGCGGGCACCCTCCCGCTCTCTGAGGAAACTGCTGCTACTTTACTTGCCATTAACTCTGACACGCCTTACATGAAATGTGTGGCCTGGTACCCAAAACACGAGCCTGAGTGTTTACTGGCTGTGGGCCAGGCCAACGGCAGAGTGGTGCTCACCAGCTTGGGCCAGAGCCACAACTCCACATGTAAGGAGCTAGTGGGGAAAGAGTTTGTCCCTAAGCACGCCCGCCAGTGTAACACGTTAGCCTGGAATCCAGTGGATAGCAACTTGCTGGCTGCTGGGCTGGACAAGCACAGAGCAGACTTCTCTGTTCTCATATGGGACATCAGCAGTAAGTTTTCCCCTGAGGTCAGTGTAGGTGCTGAGAAGATTCGTCTCTCCTCTGTGGATTTTGACTCAAGCACAGTAGTGACCAAACCCCTCTATGAGCTGGGCCAGAATGATGCttgcctctccctctgctggctgcTTCGTGACCCAAAGCTTCTGTTGGCTGGCATGCACCGGAACCTCGCAATATTTGATCTGAGAAACACAAGCCAGAAGACATTTGTTAATACAAAAGCCATCCAGGGAGTGACAGTCGATCCACACCACCATGACCGTGTGGCTTCCTTCTTTGAGGGCCAGGTGGCCATCTGGGATCTGAGGAAGTTTGAGAAGCCTGTGCTCACGCTCACTGAGCAGCCGAAACCACTCACTAAG GTGGCTTGGTGTCCAACTCGAACCGGCCTTCTGGCCACACTGACACGTGACAGCAACATCATCCGCCTTTACGACATGCAACACACTCCCACACCCATCGGTGATGAGACGGAGCCCACCATCATTGAGCGAAGCGTGCAGCCTTGTGAAAGCCAGATCGGCAGCTTCGCTTGGCACCCGTCCTCTCAGAACCGTATGGTGGTGGTGTCGGCAGCCAACCGGGTCATGACCGACTTCACCGTGTTCGAGCGCATCTCGCTGGCTTGGAGCTCAACCACCTCACTCATGTGGGCGTGCGGCAGACACCTGTATGACTGTGTCGAGGACGGAGCTGATGGAGTGGAGAGCGCAATTGAGAAAGACATCGCCACTAAGATGAGGCAGAGGGCTCAGTCCAGGTACGGGCACGATACCGTGCAGGTGTGGAGGAACCACCTGCTGGCTGGAGCGAACGACCCCCAGCTCAAGTCCTTGTGGTATGACCTGTTCT ATATGAAGCAGTGTGCAGAGGATATGGAGCTGAAACTGCAGGGGAACAAACAGTCTGTTGTCTATTCTGGTATCAAGAACATTGTCAAGACCAGCTCAG GCACAACAGAGAGCCGCCGGTGCTGGAGCGGCTCGGACCGCCAGACAGATGTGCTGCGCTACCACAGCGAGGAGCGCTGCCTTGCCCTGCGGCTCTGCGGATGGATCAGTCGTGGCCCAGAAATCGACGTGGAGACCTTCCTGCGATCGCTGGAGCAGGAACGCGAGTGGGAACGGGCGGCAGCCGTTGCCCTGTTCAACCTGGACATCCGCAGGGCCATCCAGATCCTCAACAAGGGAGCCACTGCTGAGAAGG GTGACCTGAACCTGAATGTGGTTGCCATGGCTCTGTCAGGCTACACCGATGAGAAGTCCTCCCTGTGGAGGGAGATGTGCAGCTctctgaggctgcagctgaagaACCCCTACCTCTGTGTCATGTTTGCCTTTCTCACCAGTGAGCCTGGAGCCTATGATGGCGTGCTG taTGAGAGCAGTGTCGCTGTGCGGGACCGAGTCGCCTTTGCCTGTATGTTTCTCAGCGATGCACAG CTGGCACGATACATTGACAAACTAACCAATGAGATGAAGGAGGCAGGCAACCTCGAGGGCATCCTGCTGACAGGGCTGAGTAAAGACGGCGTGGATCTTATGGAGAGCTACGTGGACCACACTGGAGATGTCCAGACTGCCAGCTTCTGCATGTTAAAG GGCTCCCCAGGTGAAGTGTTGAAGGACCCGCGAGTCCAATGCTGGATAGAAAACTACCGCAACCTGCTGGACGCCTGGAGATTCTGGCACAAACGGGCTGAGTTTGACATCCACAGAGGCAAAATGGACCCCAGCTCCAAACCGCTAGCCCAG GTGTTTGTGAGTTGCAACTTCTGTGGGAAGTCCATCTCCTACAGCTGCTCGGCGATGCCTCACCAGGGCCGCGGCTTCAGCCAGTACGGTGTCAGCGGCTCACCCACCAAGTCAAAGGTCACCAGTTGCCCTGGCTGCAGGAAACCGCTGCCACGCTGTGCCCTCTGCCTCATGAACATGGGCACACCTGTATCCAATTGCCCAG GAACAGGGAAATCTGATGAGAAGGTGGACTTGACAAGGGAGAACAAACTTGCTCAGTTCAACAACTGGTTCACCTGGTGTCACAACTGTCGACATGGCGGCCACGCTGGCCACATGCTCAGCTGGTTCAG AGACCACACAGAGTGCCCAGTGTCAGCTTGTACATGTAAATGCATGCAGCCGGACACCACAGGAAACCTGGTGCCTTCAGACAGCAGCTAA